The following coding sequences are from one bacterium SCSIO 12741 window:
- a CDS encoding BtrH N-terminal domain-containing protein: protein MKLDFEHRQSAHCENGVSANLLKYYGIDVNEPLVFGIGAGLFFSYLPFIKVNHAPGSAFRTMPGLVFKRAAKNLGIQIFRKKYRSAEKAMRDLDKSLEQGLPVGLQVGVFHLTYFPDPYRFHFNAHNLVVYGKEGDEYLISDPVMETTTRLTRAEMKRVRFAKGIFSPKGQMYHPVNVPDSFDLKTAVRKGIKRTAKDMTKIPIPFFGVKGIRFLAKDIRKWQKKHGDKKAALYLAAVVRMQEEIGTGGAGFRFLYAAFLQEAAKILQIDELNELSTQMTQVGDLWREFALAASRIYKDRSKDPKGYDSAADLLVEIAAREEKIFTRLLKLV from the coding sequence ATGAAATTAGACTTTGAGCACAGGCAATCTGCCCATTGTGAAAATGGTGTGTCTGCCAATCTGTTGAAGTATTACGGCATTGATGTTAATGAGCCTTTGGTATTTGGGATAGGAGCAGGACTATTCTTTTCTTACCTCCCCTTTATCAAGGTGAATCATGCGCCTGGATCGGCATTCAGAACCATGCCGGGTTTGGTTTTTAAACGAGCTGCCAAAAACCTGGGCATTCAAATATTCCGCAAAAAATACCGTAGTGCTGAAAAGGCCATGCGCGATCTGGATAAATCCCTCGAGCAAGGCTTGCCTGTTGGATTGCAGGTTGGTGTTTTTCATTTGACCTACTTTCCTGATCCCTATCGATTTCACTTCAACGCCCACAACCTCGTGGTTTATGGCAAAGAAGGGGACGAATACCTGATTAGTGATCCAGTAATGGAAACCACTACCCGGCTAACCCGAGCAGAAATGAAACGGGTTCGTTTTGCCAAAGGAATCTTTTCTCCCAAAGGTCAGATGTACCACCCGGTTAACGTTCCCGATTCTTTTGACCTGAAGACGGCTGTGAGAAAAGGGATTAAAAGGACGGCCAAGGATATGACCAAAATTCCAATCCCCTTCTTCGGGGTAAAAGGAATCCGCTTTCTGGCCAAAGACATTCGTAAATGGCAGAAGAAACACGGGGATAAAAAAGCCGCTTTGTACCTCGCCGCTGTGGTTAGAATGCAAGAAGAAATTGGAACCGGTGGAGCTGGATTTCGATTCCTGTACGCGGCATTCCTACAAGAGGCCGCCAAGATTCTTCAGATTGATGAGCTCAATGAGCTATCTACTCAAATGACTCAGGTAGGCGACCTATGGCGTGAGTTTGCCTTGGCCGCTTCACGGATTTACAAAGACCGAAGCAAAGATCCAAAAGGCTACGACTCAGCTGCTGATCTTCTGGTGGAAATTGCTGCCCGGGAAGAAAAAATATTTACCCGACTCCTCAAATTGGTCTAA